From the Methanobacterium sp. BAmetb5 genome, the window AGCTGTGTAATTGTGCTGAAATGATTGGATGTTCATATGATTTGTGTGCTGTTGTGATTGAGTGTTCATATGATTTGTGTGTTTTTGTGATTTTATGTTAATTTGATTCGTATGATTGGGATTATAGGTTGGAATTTTACAGTCGAACTGCCACACCCCTTTCCTTCAAGTACTCCTTCACCACTGGCACAGGATACTCATCAAAGTGGAAGATGCTGGCAGCTAAAGCTGCATCTGATTTGCCCTTGGTCAGGGTTTCGTAGATATGTTCTGGACTACCCCCACCACCAGAGGCAATTATGGGAATATCCAGCATTTCGCTCATGGCCTGGTTCAGGGGTATGTCGTAACCATCCTTGGTCCCGTCCCGGTCCATGCTGGTGAGGAGTATCTCCCCGGCACCACGTTCCTGGCACTCCATAGCCCATTTTATGGCATCTATTCCAGTAAATTCTCTGCCTCCGTAGATACTGCAATCGTACCAGCAGTAACCCTCTGGTGTTTCAATGATAACGTGTTCATCACTTTCTTGGGGGTTATCCACGTAGCGCCGTTTGGCATCTATCCCAATGACACAGGCCTGACTACCCACCACCTTGGAAGCCTCGTTGATAAGGTCCGGGTTGTGTATGGCGGCGGTGTTGGTGGAACATTTGTCTGCACCGGCTTTGAGCATGTTCACGTAGTCCGGGGGCTTTCGTATACCCCCACCCACACATATGGGTACGAAGACATTCTCAGTGGTGGCATTTATAACATCGGCCATGGTCTCTCTCCTTTCGTGAGAGGCAGTTATATCCAGGAATACAATTTCATCTGCTCCATCCTCATAGTATTTGGTGGCCAGGTCCACTGGTTCTCCGGCGTAGCGGATCTGTTTGAATTCTACTCCTTTGACTACACGTCCGTGGGGAACGTTGAGGTCGCAGTCCAGGCATGGTATGATACGTTTTGCCAGCATGAT encodes:
- the hisF gene encoding imidazole glycerol phosphate synthase subunit HisF, which gives rise to MLAKRIIPCLDCDLNVPHGRVVKGVEFKQIRYAGEPVDLATKYYEDGADEIVFLDITASHERRETMADVINATTENVFVPICVGGGIRKPPDYVNMLKAGADKCSTNTAAIHNPDLINEASKVVGSQACVIGIDAKRRYVDNPQESDEHVIIETPEGYCWYDCSIYGGREFTGIDAIKWAMECQERGAGEILLTSMDRDGTKDGYDIPLNQAMSEMLDIPIIASGGGGSPEHIYETLTKGKSDAALAASIFHFDEYPVPVVKEYLKERGVAVRL